The genomic segment GATGGAATTGCTCAGAGGATCGACCTGAATTCTGCGGTTTATCCGGTTTCTATCACCTTGCGTAATAGTGAAAAAGGATTCTACAGAATTAAGGATGCTTACAATGGAAGCTTATTGAATATAGTTGTAAAGGATGGGCAGCCAATTACCATCACAAATCCAGCTATCAGTTCGATAACGATTGAAGGGACAACAGTTCCGACTCAATTCCAATTGATGCAGAACTATCCGAACCCATTCAATCCGACAACGTTGATCCGCTATGCATTAGCTGAACAAGTTGAAGTTAAGCTGGTGGTTTATAATGCTGTTGGCGAAAGAGTGAAAGTTCTTGTACAAAACGAACAAGAACCTGGATATTATGCTGTTGAATTGAACGGTGCTGATCTTGCAAGTGGAATTTACTTTGTGAGATTAGAAACCCCGAAATTTACGAAGACTATTAAAGCAATGCTGCTTAAATAAGATTCGTGAACATCATTGTAAAAAGGGCTGCCATTTGGCAGCCCTTTTTTGTTTAAATAATTAATTACACTTTAATAAATATTTTTTTCTTGTAAAGAATAAGCATCAAAAGATACCAAAGAAGAATATATGATAATGCAAAAAATAAGGATGAATTAATAGGCGTAGATATTCCTGAAAAAATATTTGCAAAAATATAACCTTTCAGTGAGATTTCGTTTCCATCAGCTCCAGTAAATTTTATTATGCCCATCAACTTTGCGACTAAACTTGAAAGGAAGAACGATGCAATTGCATTCATTCCATAAACTAAGAATGGCTGCGTCCACCACTTAATGTTTTTAATCTCGATTAGATAGAAACAAACTCCAAGAAACAGTAAAGCCATTCCCCCCATAAAGATTACATAGGAACTTGTCCAAATATATTTATTAATCGGGAACCACATATCCCATATTACACCAACCACTAATAGGAAACTTCCTGCAACAAACATTCCTGAGACAGTTTCAAAATGCGATTTTTCTTTCTGGATCCATCTTCCGGTGAAAATGCCTATCATGGTTGTTACTACTGCCGGAAAAGTGCTCAATATTCCTTCGGGATCCCATGTGGCTTTCCAAGTATGACCATGTAATAAAGTATTATCAATATATGCCGCAAGATTTCCTTCTGTAGAAAGATTATTCATTCCATATCCCGGGACAGGAATTAAAGCCATAGCTGCCCAATATAAAAGTAAAAGTGCCAAAGAAATATAGACCTGCCATTTGAAATCCGAGTATAGATAGATAAAGGAAGCGAGTAAATATACAACCGCAATCCGCTGAAGGACTCCGGGGAGTCTAACAGTCGTAAAATTGAAATATGGAAATAGATGAAGAAATAATCCGAGCCCAAAAATTATATAAGACCTTTGAAATGCGTGCATGAATAATTTTTTACGATCATCTCCCTTCCCCATTCTTTTCTGGAATGAAAGCGTCATCGAGACTCCAACGATGAATAAGAAAAATGGAAAGATGAAGTCAGTTGGAGTCCAACCATGCCAAGCTGCATGCCGAAGAGCTGGATAAACATCGCTCCATGTTCCAGGATTGTTGACTAAAATCATACCGACTATTGTTATACCGCGGAATACGTCGAGAGAGATTAATCTTTTTGTAGCTTGTACATTTGAATTCATATATTCCTCTAAATTATTGGTGCAAAGTTACATCAGATATGAATTATATGAAAATTAAATTATCCTTTCTGTCTTTGAAAACGGATTGAATTTTTTTAACTTTGCACTGCTTCAATGAGCATGGGCGCTTAGCTCAGCTGGTCTAGAGCGCCGCCCTTACAAGGCGGAGGTCGAAGGTTCGAACCC from the Ignavibacteria bacterium genome contains:
- a CDS encoding DUF5009 domain-containing protein, which codes for MNSNVQATKRLISLDVFRGITIVGMILVNNPGTWSDVYPALRHAAWHGWTPTDFIFPFFLFIVGVSMTLSFQKRMGKGDDRKKLFMHAFQRSYIIFGLGLFLHLFPYFNFTTVRLPGVLQRIAVVYLLASFIYLYSDFKWQVYISLALLLLYWAAMALIPVPGYGMNNLSTEGNLAAYIDNTLLHGHTWKATWDPEGILSTFPAVVTTMIGIFTGRWIQKEKSHFETVSGMFVAGSFLLVVGVIWDMWFPINKYIWTSSYVIFMGGMALLFLGVCFYLIEIKNIKWWTQPFLVYGMNAIASFFLSSLVAKLMGIIKFTGADGNEISLKGYIFANIFSGISTPINSSLFFALSYILLWYLLMLILYKKKIFIKV